From the genome of Streptomyces sp. NBC_01116, one region includes:
- a CDS encoding SMI1/KNR4 family protein: MDPRIPRLRRKLAAIPFQPLRSHSFGEEQHKFRLGPKLAEARVTEFEAEHDLALPDAYRQFLTLVGGSGAAPFYGILPLEQCSLLVMNPREEPGTPRGFDDAEPGGQGRDLFLHVIEMGCTDVCVIAVTGPLTGRVLIGNSDGFCASICMTSTITAHNDPQQRQADT, from the coding sequence ATGGATCCCCGCATACCCCGCCTGCGTCGCAAGCTGGCCGCGATCCCGTTCCAACCCCTGCGCAGCCACTCCTTCGGAGAAGAGCAACACAAGTTCCGCCTCGGTCCGAAGCTGGCAGAAGCACGCGTCACTGAGTTCGAGGCCGAGCACGACCTCGCCCTGCCCGACGCCTACCGGCAGTTCCTCACACTCGTCGGCGGCTCAGGCGCGGCGCCGTTCTACGGCATCCTGCCGCTGGAGCAGTGTTCCCTGCTGGTCATGAACCCGCGTGAGGAACCGGGGACACCCCGCGGATTCGACGACGCAGAACCCGGGGGTCAGGGACGCGACCTTTTTCTCCACGTCATCGAAATGGGCTGCACCGACGTATGCGTCATCGCGGTAACCGGTCCCCTCACCGGCCGCGTCCTCATCGGCAACAGCGACGGGTTCTGTGCGTCGATCTGCATGACCAGCACCATCACCGCTCACAACGATCCACAGCAGCGGCAGGCAGACACCTGA
- a CDS encoding transposase — protein MGEEIVPLGYQGGYQRVRAYFREKRTSPNPITARPPSPRVVAGWILRRPETLSETDDPRLKAVLVHCPELDARTTHVRSFAQMLTECQSERLAEWIDAVRHDDLPNLHTLAAGIERDRDAVIAGLTLPWKSGVVEGHANRIKTLKRQKLGRAGFALLRKRVPLAS, from the coding sequence GTGGGGGAGGAGATCGTGCCGCTCGGCTATCAGGGCGGCTACCAGAGGGTTCGCGCCTACTTCCGGGAGAAGCGGACCTCTCCCAACCCGATCACAGCCCGGCCACCATCACCTCGCGTCGTCGCCGGCTGGATTCTCCGGCGCCCCGAGACCCTCTCAGAGACCGACGACCCTCGGCTCAAGGCCGTCTTGGTCCACTGCCCCGAACTCGACGCCCGCACCACTCACGTCCGGTCCTTCGCCCAGATGCTCACCGAGTGCCAAAGCGAAAGGCTGGCGGAGTGGATCGACGCCGTCCGGCACGACGACCTCCCCAACCTCCACACCCTGGCCGCAGGCATCGAACGTGACCGTGATGCCGTCATCGCCGGGCTCACCCTGCCCTGGAAATCCGGCGTCGTCGAAGGACACGCCAACCGGATCAAGACGCTCAAACGCCAGAAGCTCGGCCGCGCCGGCTTCGCTCTCCTGAGGAAGAGGGTTCCTCTGGCCAGTTGA
- a CDS encoding oxygenase MpaB family protein, protein MALTSATVAAELEAASKVGDPAADTLVSDLLESGEVDGVNALFRTIGTLKPDTDMSRLPDRLAQFLREAAAPPPDWSEADVKAAEGFFGHHHGTVSMLQGTVGLIGTYLAPTGAFTLRSTGRLGGVEGPGRRLSQSSRLFLDMGNKNAMRDGTLSATVTKVRLVHASVRQLHKRSGQWDYDKWGEPVSQKYTTGAACVFSTQILQGMRNLGIDVSADDARGFICAWHYVNHYLGSPEKWQLPKDADETERLWNQERDKEWKKTDDGVFMTAQAIKFYRDLLKPGASDAYIALTRVALTDKYADMAGLPKSPLDLAGKPLAAGHSLVSGTAGGLFGGAAQRTVGVNPYKDLLGVASKAFNEIEKYALTHDQDDQPQMHQELNDNR, encoded by the coding sequence ATGGCGTTGACATCGGCAACGGTCGCGGCTGAGTTGGAGGCTGCGAGCAAGGTCGGGGATCCTGCGGCTGACACGCTCGTCTCGGATCTCCTTGAGAGCGGGGAGGTCGACGGGGTCAACGCGCTGTTCCGGACGATCGGAACGCTCAAGCCCGACACGGATATGTCGCGGCTTCCCGATCGGCTGGCTCAATTCCTGCGGGAGGCAGCCGCCCCGCCGCCGGACTGGAGCGAGGCAGACGTCAAGGCCGCCGAGGGCTTCTTCGGCCACCACCACGGCACCGTGTCGATGCTGCAGGGCACCGTCGGCCTCATCGGCACCTACCTCGCACCCACCGGGGCGTTCACCCTGCGCTCCACCGGCCGCCTGGGAGGTGTCGAGGGACCGGGCCGACGGTTGTCCCAATCCTCCCGGCTGTTCCTCGACATGGGTAACAAGAACGCCATGCGCGACGGGACCCTGTCCGCCACCGTGACAAAGGTGCGCCTCGTGCACGCCTCGGTCAGGCAACTGCACAAGCGGAGCGGCCAGTGGGACTACGACAAGTGGGGCGAGCCGGTCTCCCAGAAGTACACCACCGGCGCCGCCTGCGTTTTCAGCACCCAGATTCTCCAGGGCATGAGGAACCTCGGCATCGATGTCTCCGCCGACGACGCCCGCGGCTTCATCTGCGCCTGGCACTACGTCAACCACTACCTTGGATCGCCGGAGAAATGGCAGCTTCCCAAGGACGCCGACGAGACCGAGCGGCTGTGGAACCAGGAGCGGGACAAGGAATGGAAGAAGACCGACGACGGAGTCTTCATGACCGCCCAGGCCATCAAGTTCTACCGCGACCTCCTCAAGCCCGGAGCCAGTGACGCCTACATCGCGCTGACCCGCGTCGCGCTCACCGACAAGTACGCCGACATGGCCGGCTTGCCCAAGAGCCCCCTCGACCTCGCGGGCAAACCGCTCGCCGCAGGCCACAGCCTCGTCAGCGGAACGGCCGGCGGCCTCTTCGGCGGAGCCGCCCAGCGGACCGTCGGCGTCAACCCCTACAAGGACCTCCTGGGAGTCGCCTCCAAGGCCTTCAACGAGATCGAGAAGTACGCACTGACCCACGACCAGGACGACCAGCCCCAGATGCACCAGGAACTCAACGACAACCGCTGA
- a CDS encoding relaxase domain-containing protein translates to MLTIRVLDVAGHEADRVVEPSVFPAAFTRAQDPPDQRQHALWAGSADALEPLGLRPGGEVTAHCLKAAIAGRHVQRRVRVRTDGDAYDLAFRAPDSVSWVWAQGNSELRADLERAVLAAAGRCVDHLVQTRPLVDGVEPGRGYAAALTLHAVGTPAPWSQPPPPLLHEHAYLVGVLDGAGALRSPHYGELHEPTLTREGGAVGRAALASDLRDLGFDITPGTGPDRRGFEVTGVPEGLLQAAGSADEGCAGLGEETDRDPWDYVR, encoded by the coding sequence ATGCTGACGATCCGCGTGCTCGACGTGGCAGGACACGAAGCCGACCGTGTCGTGGAGCCTTCGGTATTCCCGGCGGCATTCACACGGGCGCAGGACCCGCCGGATCAGAGGCAGCACGCCCTTTGGGCCGGCTCGGCCGACGCGCTGGAGCCCCTGGGGCTTCGGCCGGGAGGCGAGGTGACGGCCCACTGCCTCAAAGCGGCGATAGCCGGGCGGCACGTACAGAGACGGGTGCGGGTTCGTACGGACGGTGATGCGTACGACCTGGCTTTCCGCGCTCCGGATTCAGTGTCCTGGGTATGGGCCCAGGGGAATTCCGAGCTGCGCGCGGACCTGGAACGAGCGGTCCTGGCCGCCGCCGGCCGGTGTGTCGACCACCTCGTTCAGACCCGGCCGCTGGTCGACGGCGTTGAACCCGGCCGGGGATACGCCGCCGCATTGACACTCCACGCCGTTGGCACACCAGCGCCCTGGTCACAGCCTCCGCCACCTCTGCTGCACGAGCACGCCTATCTCGTCGGTGTGCTCGACGGTGCCGGTGCGCTGCGCAGTCCGCACTACGGTGAGCTGCACGAGCCGACCCTGACCCGCGAGGGTGGTGCAGTGGGCCGGGCCGCGCTCGCGAGCGATCTGCGGGACCTTGGGTTCGACATCACTCCCGGCACCGGCCCCGATAGGCGCGGGTTCGAGGTCACGGGAGTACCGGAGGGCTTGTTGCAAGCGGCCGGGTCAGCGGACGAGGGCTGTGCGGGCTTGGGCGAGGAGACCGACCGCGACCCGTGGGACTACGTGCGGTGA